Part of the Hevea brasiliensis isolate MT/VB/25A 57/8 chromosome 16, ASM3005281v1, whole genome shotgun sequence genome is shown below.
TTCCTGTGACAGTGAACAGAGGCATCCACTCAACAGGAGTGAAGAGGATGGGAGGTCATGCACATGGCCATGATGAACCATTCTACCTTCATGCAAAGCACATGTACAACTTGGACATGATGAAATATCAGAAAATCAAAATGCCTCTTGCTGTTTTCACTGCATTCAGCATTGGTGTCATTGTTCCTGTCTATGCTGTCATTTTCCAGCAGAAAAAGACTGCTTCTGCTTAAGTCATGACACCTTGGTGCAATAATAGGAGCAAGTTTCGAATTCATTTCTTGGGAACTGTTGGTATTCCTAAGCTGGGTGCTTTATGATTATTTTTGCTGTTAGTTTTCAATATTCAGTGTTGGCAAATAGGAT
Proteins encoded:
- the LOC110647731 gene encoding uncharacterized protein LOC110647731 — its product is MALNNGLRSASKLLSVSESFLSKSVNRGIHSTGVKRMGGHAHGHDEPFYLHAKHMYNLDMMKYQKIKMPLAVFTAFSIGVIVPVYAVIFQQKKTASA